The DNA sequence CCAAATTTAAGAACCATTAGTGTATGACTCTCAGAATAGAGATATGTTTATatataacttttcaaacaagctTTTATTTTATGCAGTACTTTTTGCCTCCACATACCTTTTTAAATATCTCAGTATTGCATAATTGGATGATAAAGTTCAATCGACATGTGTTAGAAGGCGTAAGCAGCTTGATATCATGATGTCACATCATATTTTCCACTTTTTGTTTTTTATCCAAATGATTTCATCCACCTATATACGTGAGTGTGAACTAATTCAAGTATCTCCTTGACTCGCCAAACTCTTTTAGATAAAAATGGTTGATGATGTTGTTTGCCAAGTAAGCATTTTTCACAAGGTTGCTTAATCTTTGTGATACTTGATAAATCTCTCATTAGTTGCTTTTAATGTAGCAGTTTTAACTCGTGAAAATGAAAATGGCCAAATCTTCTATGTCGTATCCATGAATTATCTTTTTATGCTTTTAATGCAGCTTTCATGGTATAActctatttgaataaaaaaaaattctatttttcgtCTTTACTATTGCTAAaatcctttgagttttattttcatttatggTACATGTGTCTTCTTCAAAGTATAATATACATCTGATGGTTATCAGTGGGTTAGAAAAATGGGGTTGAATCTATACCTCTTTTTACTTTGCTTGCTTTTACTTCAAATTGGATGGAATCTAAAAAATCCGTTAAATATACTTTTGTTGAGAACTCAGGAGAcacttttattttgtctcttgTCGATTGAGGATCCAAAACAAAAGTGTATGAGAGCAGAGTTGCTGTGATGTCTTACTGAATAGTATAAGTAgaaaacaattttattttatctcttagAGAATAAAATCAGAATCAGAACAGAGAAGAAAGAGTGACACAGCCATATAGTTCAGCCATCATGTGCAATGTGACCTACATCCAGTCTTTTCACAATAATAGAaaaattttcactatctttcaatgattacaaacactaatttttcTAGGATTCAATCCAATCACATAAGGAACAAACCCAATTTCTACCCAAGTTAAATTTGactacactacaaaaaaaagtatttataacAAAAAAGGGTTGTTGCACTATGTTccattacaaaaaaattttgtaacaaaaaatataattgttacgatataaagtaatattttgtagtaatttttttaatacaaaaaccaAAATTTAGGGTAAAAAACTGAAATGAGCCAAGGAGACCTCAAAATTACCTAAATCAGCCAAATGAAAAATCAAAACGTGAATCAACCAGGACGAGttattatataattcgaatcaatatgattcgaatttgatttgaatgtaattcgaattgatatgaTTCGAATTACCAGGAACGGCAAAATTCAATGAAGTTCGAAACAACTTGTTTCGAATTACACCTATATAATTCGAATTAAGTTACTTCGAATTACTAGGAGAAGGGCATGTTAGAGGAGTTCGAATCAATTGGATTCGAATTAGGTGAAAACGGACTtgcatagtaattcgaatcaagttgattcgaattagtagggAATCGGCTATAAAAGGAGTTCGGGCCAAGTTCATTCGAATCACTTTCTCATTCTCcaaccccaccaaatcccagagaaaaagACCAACGTTCAGTACGAGCTTGACCAGAGCGGCTGTTTCTgtcgatgggggacgatccgggaaggctttatcgtttggatggagtAGCTCATATCGCCGGTGttatcaacgacgaggttagtggttTATGAAAGCGGTTTATGATAATGgtatttgttaatggttttttagaatggtttatgttactgttagtggtttaggatagtggtTTAGGAAAGTAGTGTAGGCTAGTGgtttttgttgatggtttttgttaatggtttttgttaatggttttgttTTAGCGGTTTATTGTAAATGGTTTTTGGATAGTGGTTTAGGAAATTACTGTAGGGTAGTGgtttttgttgatggtttttgttaatgatttTGTTTTAGCGGTttattgttaatggtttttgttaatggtatttgttaatggtttattgttgatggtttttgttaatggtttttgtgaATGGTTTTGTTTTTGCGGTttattgttaatggtttttgttaatggtttttgttaatggttttttgttaatggtttttgttaatggtttttgttaatggtttattGTTGATGGtctttgttaatggtttttgtgaATGGTTTTGTTTTAGCGGTttattgttaatggtttttgttaatggtttttctGAACGGTTTATTGttgatggtttttgttaatggttttgtgTTAATGGTTTTGTTTTAGCGGTTTATTGTTAacggtttttgttaatggtttttgttatgttagtggtttgtgcATCTGTTCTGATTATGCGGTTTATGTATTGGCCAGCCTCGTCGTTGCATATCCAGTGTTAGGCGGCAACAGGGGATGCGTCTTGATGAGAGGTATGtcccgtacttgcagatggcggGACTTTACCATCTTGCGAGACTCAACGACAGATGGTTCCGACTCGACGAGCCCCTAGTCAGCGCATTCGTCGAGAGGTGGCGGCctgagacgcacaccttccacatgccgttcggagagtgcactatCATGCTTCAGGACGTTGCATACCAGCTGGGGTTGCCAGTCGACGGAGATTATGTTAGTGGTTGCCTTACGGACTTCCACATTTACATTGAGGGTGGGAGACCTGCTTGGCAGTGGTTCCATGAGTTGCTCGGTGTTTTACCGCCGGAGAACCAGGTGCAGAAATTCGCAGTCAACTGCACCTGGTTTCAGGAGACATTCGCGGAGTGTCCAGATGGGGCAGATGAGGAAACAATTAGGCGATTTGCCCGGGCCTACATCATGATGTTATTGGGTACGcagctgtttgccgacaagtccggcaaTCGTATACACATCAGATGGCTACCATATGTTGCTCGGCTTGAGGAGATGGGTCGCTATAGTTGGGCGTCGGCGGCACTAGCATGGCTGTACAGGTGCATGTGCCGAGTCGCCAACAGACATGTGGTTAAGTTAGCTGGCCCGTTACAGTTATTACAGtcgtggattttctggaggtttTCCACACTTAGACCATCTGGGTATGATGAGATCAGCTGGCCCCTTGCCTCGAGGTACCGTTATTGTTTTGTAGTAgatattcttcttcttattattttgtaattatgCCCTATATTCTTCTGTTTTCTTGTACGCAGATGGTCTGGTTACAATCCTGGGATTAGCAACAAGGGACCTCGGGTACAGATGGCTCGCATGCAGATCGACTTGTTACAGCCTCGGCAGGTACGTAAGCAGAACTTCTGTGTATCTCAAGTCAGTGTTTCACTTTATATCACTTAACTGAAAGTACAAATAGAGGACAAGTGCTACTACAATAAGAAACAAACACATACATAGCAAATCGCCTACTGATTTCTAGCAGTCCCGCTTGGGCCTGCGGCTTGTGGACAACTACGCCTGGTGTGACCTGGCTGCCTGCAGAGGCCACATCTCTTTGGCCGGTTCGGATCTGCTTCATCCATGTTGGTTCGAATTCTTGTCGATCTAGGACGACCCTCCCTCGCACGCCTCATACTCGGATCCGGTATAACTGTAGGCCCGGCATAAGGTGGCCAGAAACCCTCTGGAATGGGAGGGGCAAATCCCATTTGATAGACACCGAAAACGGAGCTAAGCCGATATACCTCGTGGACGTAAGGCTGCCATGTAAGCCGTGAATAAGCACAGCATGCCAGTGCATGCGGACAGGGAAAATGAAGTGCTTGGAAGTATCCACAATCACAAGTCTTAGACCCTAATGAGACCCTGTACGTACCAAGAGAGAATGAGCCTGTCGGAGTCGTCTCAGCAACGGTGTACTCCGAGTTATCCCTGTTGTAAACAGTCACCGTGAAATGCCTGGCTGTTCTCAGGTTGGCCTCGATACACTTTACTAGGtattgactgaattgttgtccagTACCCATCTGAgcctcggcctccctccccttacGGACAAATAGCTCAGCAAGCCTTCCGTATGTGGCCTTCACCAGGGAGCAAACAGGGAGGTTTCTAACCCCCTTCAGGATTGAGTTGACACACTCCGAAATATTGGTCGTCATGTGCCCGAATCTCCGACCCTCATCACAGTGCTGTGTCCACAACGAATACTCGATTCGGTTCGCCCAGTCACACATTGCCGGATTCTCAGAGCGCAGAATGTCAAACCAGTACTCGAACTCCACCTCGGTCTTGGCATATGCGGCGTTAACAAGAAGCCTCCGGGCATCTTTTCCCTTGAACGTCAAGGCAAAATTCGCTGCAACGTGTCGAATGCAGAACGCCCGGTACGCAGCAGGCGGTAGCCATCCCCCATCCGGAGCCTCGAGGGCTGCCTTTATGCcgttatgcctatctgaaataacTAACAGACCCGGCTGAGGTGTCACGTGCTCACGGAGgtgggaaagaaagaaagaccatgactcagcattctcaccctcaacTAGTGCAAATGCCACGGGGAGGATGTTCGAGTTTCCGTCTTGTGCAATCGCGACTAGCAGTGTTCCCCCATACTTCCCATATAAATGGGTGCCATCAATACTCACCAaaggcttgcaatgacggaatgcctggATACAAGGGGGGAAAGTCCAGAACAGCCTATGAAAATAAACCTGAGAATCGTCAACCTGTCCCCCAACTCGAACAGGGCAAGTCCTAAGGACGGCTACAGTGCCAGGCATCGTCAGCTGCACTCCTAAAACCCACCTAGGGAGCTCATTGTACGACTCGTCCCAGTCCCCATATATCACGGCaacggccttctgcttcgccatccatacCCTCCTGTACGTAGGCCTGAACCCAAAGTGTGCGGCCGTGGCATTTTGGAGTACCTTGATGTTCACAcctgcatcagccctaaccatcgGCATAACGAAGGTGGATATGACATGGTAGTCCAGACTCCTATGGTCGCTGGAGATGGAGCTGGCAAGACATGTATGTGGTCCATTGTATCGCTTCACTTCCCAGATACCCTTCCGCTGTCGGAGACTCAACCGAATtagccatgtgcacccattcccaaactcagaacactttccCACATACCTGCGGTAGTCAGACTCAACGACCTTTTACTGGACCCCTCGGCGGATACTGTACGTCTTCACACTCAAAAGCGCCTCATCtttatcttgaaattgttggccaACCTGGAACTCGTTCATACCGGCAGACCCCTCGGTATCTCTAGCACCAAATCCTGAGGCCTGCAGATCATTGTCGTCTTGCCGCATGGCATCCAGGTCCAATGAGGAAAAATggggtggatactgctgtgtgccagaactagaTCCACCTATAGCCCTTGTCGGAACAGTAGTTCCAACATCATCGCCGCTTTCATCAGCGATCATATCCGGCTCCACGTCATCGTCATCTGGATCATCAAACAAACCATCACCAACACCAGCCGGTGTGGGACAATGTACCTCGGTGGGAATATGTTCCCCATACCGAACCTCGTCTCCAACATTGCCACTCAGATCAACGGCAAACGAAGGGGACGCAACAGGCTGCATCGGTGGCTCATACACAGGAGCAGAGGATGAAGCAACAGCAGGTCTCGAGCTCGAGCCGGCAACCGCGGCTATAGTAGTGGCATTCCGGTTCGAACCACCCGAgctagataccacatcaaccaactttgccaacatcTCTGGTGTCCTTACCTCGGGAAACTGCCTACGAGAAAGAAACATAACCTGCAAGTCCTCGTCACTACCGATTGTGAAACAATCAAACTTCACGGTGTCATGGAGCACCGCTGTTGGAATGCGGTAGAAAAACTTCTTGACCCGTTTAACGCCTTCAACACCCAGCTTCTCCAGCACAGAGCTAACAAGTGCATCGTAGGTGGTTGTCGGCGTCACGATAATACATAggggatccttatcagtgaacttcacgcCGGACCGAGTTTTTCTTTTAATCGACCCTCTGTAATGTACCAGAACTaggaaactctcctcactagccatctcagCTCTTTGTTGAGAGCAACATGAGTTCACAGCATATATATAGAGACCTGGGtcgcactatatatatataattcgaatctatATGTTTCGAATTATCTAATGTCACAACCTaacctagtaattcgaatcaacttgattcgaattactaaacAATGTGCcttcatagtaattcgaattaactaAATTCGAATTATCATGGTGTAATTCGAAACAAGTTGTTTCGAACTTCATTCAATTGTTGGCTTCCTGGTAATTCGAAtcatatcaattcgaattacattcaaatcaaattcgaatcatattgattcgaattatataataaCTCGTCCTGGTTGATTCACGTTTTGATTTTTCATTTGGCTGAATTAGGTAATTTTGAGCTCTCCTTGGCTCATTTGGGTTTTTTACCccaaaatttattacaaaagtgataacaatgTTTGACCTTTAAAACATTTTtcgtaacaatttaaatttttgtgtcataatattttgttacaaaatattacttacttatgtaacaatttttattcttagttacaAAAATACAAAGTTCATTGTAAAACATTTAATTAGATAATTGATGTatcaattaattttctaaatacgctcacttaatatttatataatatataatcatatagataattagaataTCTTACATGTCATTAAGattcttttacaataaaataagttCTACAAATTCAACTAAACACAAT is a window from the Arachis hypogaea cultivar Tifrunner chromosome 1, arahy.Tifrunner.gnm2.J5K5, whole genome shotgun sequence genome containing:
- the LOC112702193 gene encoding protein MAIN-LIKE 1-like, which produces MRLDERYVPYLQMAGLYHLARLNDRWFRLDEPLVSAFVERWRPETHTFHMPFGECTIMLQDVAYQLGLPVDGDYVSGCLTDFHIYIEGGRPAWQWFHELLGVLPPENQVQKFAVNCTWFQETFAECPDGADEETIRRFARAYIMMLLGTQLFADKSGNRIHIRWLPYVARLEEMGRYSWASAALAWLYRCMCRVANRHVVKLAGPLQLLQSWIFWRFSTLRPSGYDEISWPLASRWSGYNPGISNKGPRVQMARMQIDLLQPRQVRKQNFCVSQVSVSLYIT
- the LOC112702277 gene encoding uncharacterized protein; the encoded protein is MVRADAGVNIKVLQNATAAHFGFRPTYRRVWMAKQKAVAVIYGDWDESYNELPRWVLGVQLTMPGTVAVLRTCPVRVGGQVDDSQVYFHRLFWTFPPCIQAFRHCKPLVSIDGTHLYGKYGGTLLVAIAQDGNSNILPVAFALVEGENAESWSFFLSHLREHVTPQPGLLVISDRHNGIKAALEAPDGGWLPPAAYRAFCIRHVAANFALTFKGKDARRLLVNAAYAKTEVEFEYWFDILRSENPAMCDWANRIEYSLWTQHCDEGRRFGHMTTNISECVNSILKGVRNLPVCSLVKATYGRLAELFVRKGREAEAQMGTGQQFSQYLVKCIEANLRTARHFTVTVYNRDNSEYTVAETTPTGSFSLGTYRVSLGSKTCDCGYFQALHFPCPHALACCAYSRLTWQPYVHEVYRLSSVFGVYQMGFAPPIPEGFWPPYAGPTVIPDPSMRRAREGRPRSTRIRTNMDEADPNRPKRCGLCRQPGHTRRSCPQAAGPSGTARNQ